The Triticum dicoccoides isolate Atlit2015 ecotype Zavitan chromosome 6A, WEW_v2.0, whole genome shotgun sequence genome has a window encoding:
- the LOC119317784 gene encoding plasmodesmata-located protein 6-like: MVARATATFLPVLSLLLLRAGADDDSAFVYAGCSQGRYDAGTQYESGVDSVLTSLANSAPYAPYANITSPSALPPVAGLYQCRSDLPASVCTGCVRSAISRLSSLCSWSAGGAVQLRSCFVRYGNDSFVGKPNTAVLFKKCGGSPGDAGGAAMRDSALGGLASSVAPAGGGYRAGGAGGVQAMSQCVGDLDAKACSDCVSAAAAQLKAGCGYATAGEVYLGKCYARFWSNGGGFVSGASSGSAYGFVPRMHGERLALAVAGFFASLAYFSVLLV; encoded by the coding sequence ATGGTTGCCCGCGCCACGGCAACGTTCCTCCCCgtcctctccctgctcctgctccgTGCCGGCGCGGACGACGACTCGGCGTTTGTGTACGCCGGGTGCTCGCAGGGGCGCTACGACGCCGGGACGCAGTACGAGTCGGGCGTGGACTCCGTGCTCACATCCCTCGCCAACAGCGCGCCCTACGCCCCCTACGCCAACATCACTTCCCCCTCGGCTTTACCCCCCGTGGCCGGCCTCTACCAGTGCCGGTCCGACCTCCCGGCCTCCGTCTGCACCGGATGCGTGCGCTCCGCCATCTCCAGGCTCTCCTCCCTCTGCTCCTGGTCCGCCGGCGGCGCCGTGCAGCTGCGCTCGTGCTTCGTGCGCTACGGGAACGACTCCTTCGTCGGGAAGCCGAACACGGCCGTGCTCTTCAAGAAGTGCGGCGGCTCGCCCGGGGACGCCGGCGGCGCCGCCATGAGGGACTCGGCTCTCGGAGGGCTCGCGTCCTCGGTGGCGCCCGCCGGGGGTGGCTACCGCGCCGGCGGAGCGGGGGGCGTGCAGGCCATGTCGCAGTGCGTGGGGGACCTCGACGCCAAGGCGTGCTCCGACTGCGTCTCGGCCGCGGCCGCGCAGCTCAAGGCAGGGTGCGGCTACGCCACCGCCGGCGAAGTGTACCTCGGCAAGTGCTACGCGCGCTTCTGGTCCAACGGTGGCGGCTTCGTCAGCGGCGCAAGCTCGGGAAGTGCATACGGATTTGTGCCGCGCATGCACGGTGAGCGGCTGGCTCTTGCTGTCGCTGGTTTCTTCGCTTCGTTGGCCTACTTTTCAGTTCTACTCGTCTAG